The Gammaproteobacteria bacterium genome contains the following window.
GTCTCGAAGGCCCGACGACGGTCGTGTCGCCGGATGCCGGTGGAGTCAAGAGAGCCGAGCGTTACGCGCGGCATCTGAACGCGTACGTCGGCTTCGTGCACAAGCGCCGGGAGGCCACGAAACGTAATGTCTCCGAGGCGCTCGCGATGATCGGGAAAGTACGGGGCAGGCACACGATCATCGTCGACGACATGGTCGATACGGCAGGCACGGTGACGAGCGCGGCCCGGCTTCTCATGAAGAAGGGCGCTCTGTCAGTTCAGGTTGTGGCAACCCACGGTGTGCTGTCCTCGCCGGCCATCGAACGTATTGAGAAGTCGTCGATCAAAGAGGTTGTCATCGCGAACACGCTTCCGGTGCCGGAGGAAGCCCTCGGGTTTTCGAAGCTGAAGGTGCTGTCGGTCGCCCCCCTATTCGCCGAAGCACTCCAGGCGATCTTCGTCGAGTCGAGCGTGTCGGAGATCTTCCTCGGGGAGAATCTCTAGGAGTCTGCTGAGTAGTGCCGGTGTGTAGATCGGCGGCTGTGCGCGTCAATCACAAGGCCGCAGATTCCGTCACTACCCGTGTCGTACTGGTGGGATCGAGAACGCCGTGAATGGCGATGCACGGTCGCCGAGATGCGTGCCATGTATTGCTCAGCGGGCTCCTTGGCTCGTTGCGCTCGCGGTATTTCGTATTTCGTACTTCGTGCCGGCCGCTCCCCGGGATAGTGTTGGGGGATGGACACGACGATCGTATATGTCACCACAGGGAACCGAAGGGGGGTGTTCGACATCACCTCCGAGGCAGATGCGTTCGTCTCCGGGCGCGGCGACGGCCTGCTATCCGTGTTTGCAGAGCATGCGACAGCCGGGCTCGCGTTGATCGAGATCGGCGCCGGAAGCGATGCTGATCTCATCGAGTCGATCGATACCCTTCTGCCGCGAGAAGATGGCAGGTGGCGACACCGGCATGGCAGTCCTGGCCACGGAGCCGATCATGTCCTTCCGGCATTCATCAGTCCGAGCCTCACCATTCCGGTCATCGCCGGCAGGATGACGCTCGGGACGTGGCAGTCGCTCGTGCTGGTCGACCCGAACAGTGACAATCCCGAACGGAGGATTCGGCTGTCCTGGATCGAAGGATGATCAGACCGGAGGGAGCAGTACCGTCTCGCCCGGGTAGATGAGGTCGGGATTCCCGGAGCGAAGCACGCTCCGATTCACATCGACCACTCTCGCCCAGTAGGTGGCGAGCCGCCGGTTCGCCGGATCTTCGCCGAGCGACTGAAGGTGGCGCCGCGCGATCTTCCACAAGTTGTCGCCTGGTTGGACGGTGACCGATGCCGTCGCCATCGACGGTGAAGCTGCAGGTGCGAATCGGTCCGTTGTGGGCCGTGTCATCGTGTTCGATGTATCAGGGACCGGGACCGGAGACCGTCCAGGGAGCGCTGATCCGGCATGCACGCCGGGGGGCAGCACCATACCGGAGGGATCGACCGTCACGATTACCGGTGGAGCCGTAGCGAGGGCGGGCTGGGCGGCCGCACCGGAGACGATCGCGATGGCGATCGCCCGGTCGACGACCCGTCGGACGAAGGGAATCGTGAACCAGCGGGGGAGTCGGACCCTGCGGGCGCCGGCGGCAAGGTAGACGATGGTCGATGCGGTGAGCCAGAGGACGGCACCGAGAGCGACCACCCTGAGCAACGCCATGAGGGAGTCGATCGGGTCGGCGACTTGGAGATCGATCTTCATGAACGGTGCTCGTCCAACCAACACGAGAGAGGTGATCGCCGTGGCTTCGGTCAGGACGAGGGCGCTGAGTTCGACGAGTCGCTTCACAGGGCAACGCTACATCCCGGTGATACCGGTTGTCAATGCTCATACCCTCTAGACAATCGTTACCGAGCATCGTAGGTTCCCTGTAGGAAGGGAGCACCATGGCTGTATACGGGGGCGATCTGGCCCAACTCGAAGACCTTGCCGGAAGGTTCCGACAAGAGGCAGCGGCAGTCGAAGCGCTCGAGGCTCGAATCACGGCTTCGCTCCAGTCCACTGCATGGACGGGACCAGCCGCACACCGGTTCAGAGAGCAGTGGGCAGGTGAGTTCATCCCGGCGTTGCGCCGGCTTTGCGATGCGATGGCTGAGAACGCCACTGCTGTCACGAGGCGCCGACAGGCCATCGAGTCCGCCACGTCATAACCCGGTGTTCGACCAAGCGTTGCTCAGCAGCCGCCTCTGTGGCATAGCGGTCCGTGTCGCGGCGCTCGAAGACGAGATTGCGGCGATCGGGCAGGCAGCCGGGGCCTGGTGGTCGGGTCCGGCGGCCGAGCGGTTCCAGGCAGAGCTGCGCCATCGGCGCGCGGTCTTGGAAGGCGTGCGCGCCGACATCCACGCTGCAGTGGCGCTCATGCCGACCCCGTGAACATCCTGGTCACATGGAAGGACACGGATCT
Protein-coding sequences here:
- the prs gene encoding ribose-phosphate diphosphokinase; amino-acid sequence: LEGPTTVVSPDAGGVKRAERYARHLNAYVGFVHKRREATKRNVSEALAMIGKVRGRHTIIVDDMVDTAGTVTSAARLLMKKGALSVQVVATHGVLSSPAIERIEKSSIKEVVIANTLPVPEEALGFSKLKVLSVAPLFAEALQAIFVESSVSEIFLGENL
- a CDS encoding YjbQ family protein, producing MDTTIVYVTTGNRRGVFDITSEADAFVSGRGDGLLSVFAEHATAGLALIEIGAGSDADLIESIDTLLPREDGRWRHRHGSPGHGADHVLPAFISPSLTIPVIAGRMTLGTWQSLVLVDPNSDNPERRIRLSWIEG
- a CDS encoding LysM peptidoglycan-binding domain-containing protein → MKRLVELSALVLTEATAITSLVLVGRAPFMKIDLQVADPIDSLMALLRVVALGAVLWLTASTIVYLAAGARRVRLPRWFTIPFVRRVVDRAIAIAIVSGAAAQPALATAPPVIVTVDPSGMVLPPGVHAGSALPGRSPVPVPDTSNTMTRPTTDRFAPAASPSMATASVTVQPGDNLWKIARRHLQSLGEDPANRRLATYWARVVDVNRSVLRSGNPDLIYPGETVLLPPV